ATAGGATTGTAAGTATCAAACGAGTCCAATTATAATTCCCTTAGAATCAACAAGATCAATGCGATTTAAACGTTCCTCGGTAAAGTTAAGGATAcagattattttcttttataagtgAATGTCtagtggcaagtatttcattCTTGATATCGAGTAGAACTAAAAACATTGAAGTTCATTCGAAAGGTATATGTTCATTATTTGAAGATGAACTGTGAGAAGCCATCAATGGTTATCAATCATTAATGACAGTAGGTTGATTTAATATGATTGTTCTTTGATTCACGTATTTTCAGTGCAAATCATTCTGAATTAATAGTTCAAACAATATAAGTAAATACATCAATACATTTATTCTCTACTTTATTGTAAAATCATACAGACACACATCGTTCCAATAAGGAGTTCGTACATTACATGTAATGTCAATTACAACATATATTCACTCAATAACTACTAAatcattttgaaagattatgattgtttaataaaaaaaaattgcatgattaaattaaatgaataattgaaagaaaagattaaaaatattttgattacagACAAATTGCATATTAAGCAGAAATTGAGAGTTATTGCCTTACTTTGTTTACAGACAAATTATTAAATGCAGTTAACTTTATTGAGAGTTTTCTTCAATGCAAACTTTATTAATACGTTCCTTCCTCATTTTCAAATATCTATACCTATTGATATACAACTCCTTGttaataataaatttcaaacaatcATTCATAAAATCTCAGAATTTGTATAGTGGCTAGATGATTCGAATAAGATTTTGACATATTTCTGGTAAATCACCTCATAATTAGGTTGTTTATGTACAAAACCACGTATTCATCAACTTTTTCTTTCAAATCAATTTCCGAGAAATCGAAAAACTCACgaaaaataaatctataaattGACCTACCAACACGTTATATAGTTATGGAaactaattttatattttttcagcatttACATAATTTGTAGAACTCAATGGGTAGTAACGTAGGCTACTTAGAGATGTACcatataaagaatgaaaatgtaCATTGGTTTGAAGTACTGTTTTCCATAAATATCtacacaataatattttttttaatatctactTTTTTCCAGTGGTTGTTTATAATTAGACGAGATTCCTTTAACAGAATTGTGAAATGTGAAAATTGAGGGAAAGAAATTGGGTTATAGTCAATAATAACTAGACTCTACAAATAGCAATCATCGAATGGGGTATCACTGCCTTTATGTTTGAAGTGCCAAAGTTCGTGCGgtatgcaattaaaaaaatcaaatagtatTTATCTTTAAACGACTGAAACAGAtttcgttatttttgttttgaattttgttcaATGATTTGGCaagttacttttaaaaaaataactcaaaatactatgttttaatttaaaagtaataaacaaaaggatatggtatatttatatatctcatATTCcttaaattcttaaaatttaacCATTTACAACATGAAATACAACACTAACCGTCAATACACACATAACAACAACACCAGAAGACAAAGTGCGAACAGTGGTCTAACAACTATtgaacttatttaaaaaaaattacaaaaaaaaactctaaCATTATCATAAATCGTTAAAAGGACAAGAAAGACTTACAAAAACCTTTCAAACGCAAAGTAGAGATCTGAGGGTACTCGCACTTAATAAAATCTAGTTGAAAGCTAACAAAAACTACAATgtaatatacaaaatttgtatctatGACTAGTTCATAGTATTAAATTATGTGTAATTTTTAGCCGATTAAATCTGTTAATACAATTTTAAGATGGTGTAACGAATTGGTCATCTGAAATATTCACGCTGCttctttttagtttttgttaatCTCCACTTACACTTTTTTAATATCGCCCAAATATTTGTAGAATATCACAATTTGACATATTTTACCTTTCAGAAATATGACTgttattgtccattcgtttgatgtgcttttttatttgattttgccatgtgattagggacttcccaattgaattttcctcggagttcagtattcttgtgattttaattttttttctattctcaatttttcgtagttgaaattatttctaGAATCAGCCATTGATAGTTACATTTATGTATAAGAATTGTGTattctaaaagaaaaagaaaagtaaaatataactacatcttaaaattataaatcattttacaatataaaaaaatcaatcacatagcttcaaaaatcaaaaatgttacaATTACACTAACttgcttttgaaataaaagtcaaAAGATTGATTGCATATGTGTACACAAAATAGATTTTAACTTGTCTTCCGATTACCTAATGACagcaaaataacatattttatattttcatacacAGCAGCAACACATTCACTTTATCGAAGTTGCCGGTAAAATAGCCGTTTCTATATAtagctatcaaaggtacaaTGATTATAATTTGCTAAGACATACGCGCGCGGCGTTTCGTCTACACTAGACTCATCGCTcagattaaaatagttataaaaccaaacaaatacaatgttgaagagtattgaggaacCAAATgtccaaatatggctaaggtaatctattaattgataagaaaatccttatttttttcgtaaaattgaaaatttgtcaACAGGAAAGTTATTCATAGGCTATTTTGCCGGCTTGAATGAATACATTTTAAGTAGAGCCagcaaaatagaaaataagcTGTAATGCGGTTGCCGGCAAAGTAGCCACTCCCTTAAAatcacaatttgaaagaaaaaaaaataacaattttctggaataattttcatattgttttcaaaatcatttttttgtataagtttGATTATAAGAATATGACAAtcttgttaatgtttgtgtagCACAAATTTGATAGTAATTACTTAAAGCAATGTTTGATACATGATTAATATTTATGGTGTTATTTTACTATCGTCTATCTATGATCACTGGGTATAAATCATATGAGTAAGGCATTTGATTTattaccgttttttttttaaccagcTGTTTAATATACGTTtgcataaataaatatcattactTCATGTTGATATGATTTTAATTGCCAATTTCTCCTTCAAAATCGTCATTCCAGGCATATGTAAGGTCTAAATGCATAACATAATACCCAAACATAATGATTTAGTTTTTAAACCAGATCTGAAGATCTGTAAGTCTTTTAAAGTCAAAATTCTAGATGTAAGCAACTATTCCCCTTAATTTTCccttgtatttatttattcttatttttattacgaATTCTATCATATATGAAAACGTCCAGCATTGGTTAATGccaatgaatgtttttttttcaaattgttcttTATCTTCGGTTGTTTAGTTTATTATTTAGCTTGAGGttttttctgttgttgttttttactACACACTAACAAAAGATATGTTCAAATGTTGAAagaatttaattcaattgtggGATTTTTATGCAgtcatatgaatttaaaatttggaGATTGAAAGTATAATATGATTAAATTGAACATAACGCTGAAATACTTCATCGCCAGTGACtgtaaaatacaatgaaaatttgataatacaTTCGATCAGTTCCTTTtgattgattaaaacattttatatgcCTCACGAATACATTTGTGTTTGGGCTGATTATAATATAAGTCGAAGACTAATGCGTTGTCAAATGTAAGTTATAGATctttcaacttttaaaatttatatcaaaattatatttgcaTGAACACTTAATTTATAAACTTATATAATGCAGAAATAGCTTGTATTTcttctatttcaaaaaaatttcgTCACAAACTTAATTTAAATGCAAGGTCTTCCGTCGAAAATTACCCCCTAGGTATTAAGTCTAGAACAACTATGAAGAGAATGGACAAGACAAGAACAGTGATACCGACACATCCGATGTAAAATGATGACTTTCTTGGGTCTGAAGCACTGCTCCTTTTCCTAATATACGACGATAACGTTGTCTTATCCAATCTGTATGTGATGATGTCGTTATGTATTTCTGGGATAGCTGGCAGTTCTTGACAATTACATTTACACTGATTCATCCAAAAATCTTCACACTCAAGTGATGTTAAGGTTAGCGACATATTTGTAACAGGAACGGTTGTTGTTTCTAAATTGGAATGCTTTGTTGATTCTAAATCGACATGCTTTGTTGTGTGGTTGTAAAATGTCGGCGGTATGCTAGTGGTTTCTGCACGAAGGGTTGTGGTTTCTAAATCGACATGCTTTGTTGTTTGGTTGTAGACTGTCGCCGGTATGCCAGTGGTGTCTGTAACAATAGCGGTGGTTTCTAAATCGACATGCATTGTTTTTTGGTTGTAGAATGTGGCCGGTATTCCAGTGGTTTTTGTAGGAAGGATCGTGGTTTCTAAATTATCATACATATAGTTTGTTGTTTGGTTGTAGAATGTCGCCGGTATTCTAGTGGTTTCTGCAGGAAGGGTTGTTGTTTGGAAATTGGAACGGTTTGTTGATTGGTCGTACACTGTCGTTGGTAATCTAGTTTTGGCTAAAAACATAATGAAATTAACTATAAGTTATCTTCTAATTAATTTCTGTTACACCAATGCTaattaattaaatgttttgcaaattttatttataatttttaagacaTACTGCTGAAGCCGTAcatgtaaatcttattttggtttaaaaaaaactgtgatatgtatgttattcaaatgacaaaaaaaaattgatgcgAGGTAGATCGGGTTTCTTCTGCCTTAATTtcttttatcccaggcatacatgtagattaccttagccgtgtGTGGCACAATTTTTTAGAATATtggatcctaaatgctcttcaactttgcaattatttggctttataaatattttgaaatgaccgtcactgatgaggcttatgtagacgaaacgcgtttctggcgtactaaattttattcctggtacctttgataactatttccaTCAcagggtcgatgccactgctggtggacgtttcgttcccgagggtatcaccagcccggtagtcaacacttcggtgttgacatgaatatcaattatgtggtcattttttataaataacctgtttacaaaacctcttaatttttcgaaaaactaaggattttcttaccccaggcataaattacattagccgtatttgacaaaACGTTTTGAAATATTGGATCCTTAATCCTTTCCTGACTAGAAGTACATGGTCGATACCGGGTTTCCGTTTCCTTTTTTccgtttcctttttttattttacttttcactctTCTCCGTTGTTTTATTGCTATCATAATCATGTTTATTAACATAAGGATTCCTaacgattaaaatgatgtcaatatttatcaaaataatcaagCTTATAATTGAATACACctgacgcgcgttttgtcttcataagattcatcagtgacgctcagatcaaaattgtttgaaagccaaaacaatgtacaaagttgaagacttACAAAAGTAACATGGTTATCTTTTCGTATTCTGTATTTTCACTATTGAATATTCATCATAAATATTCATTGAAAAAGAACGTGACAAATTATGAACAGCTTTTGGTGTgtataaatttgttaaatatattttaaaccgCAAGCATTTGGTTAGAAAAAAGGCACTTTAAAGGAGTACTCTGTGGATCcggaatttttaaaaaatataaatgaagaacAGTGCCAATTATattatactagaacacacccgtgatatggCGGttctgtgact
This Mytilus trossulus isolate FHL-02 chromosome 14, PNRI_Mtr1.1.1.hap1, whole genome shotgun sequence DNA region includes the following protein-coding sequences:
- the LOC134697620 gene encoding uncharacterized protein LOC134697620 yields the protein MVDKQLLLHMKYCPTDTVWDEHGLLCYIVLLDYTNGVTYGEAKDRCSKINGTVIMPKTKEEEEWITSKVIFGRYSWVGLTDYDVDDVFTWEDGTNDFLSTLYWYPAQPNGRDNACVCAVMINGELNDVDCRTPNKVVCQVDAKTRLPTTVYDQSTNRSNFQTTTLPAETTRIPATFYNQTTNYMYDNLETTILPTKTTGIPATFYNQKTMHVDLETTAIVTDTTGIPATVYNQTTKHVDLETTTLRAETTSIPPTFYNHTTKHVDLESTKHSNLETTTVPVTNMSLTLTSLECEDFWMNQCKCNCQELPAIPEIHNDIITYRLDKTTLSSYIRKRSSASDPRKSSFYIGCVGITVLVLSILFIVVLDLIPRG